From the genome of Scytonema hofmannii PCC 7110, one region includes:
- a CDS encoding response regulator transcription factor gives MKQVISDKALLNILVIDDHESVLSGTIDILQKQYPEAKFSTALTSKNALDQVTRLNPDVVVMDLSIPDSPGMLPRPETGVQLLKTLMKEFPNLNLVVQSAHARTLVRIRPNIDTHKGGFTVADKSLSSKEMLIRVDWALQGLTHTKDLKGIHAGLEIKPEWLKVLTLAFEQGLQDKAIAEQMCVSERMVRHYWNKLQDALNVYPEEGKNIRIQTEMRARDEGLID, from the coding sequence ATGAAACAAGTTATATCAGATAAGGCTTTGTTGAATATTTTGGTTATTGATGACCACGAATCAGTTTTAAGCGGAACTATAGATATATTACAAAAACAATATCCAGAGGCTAAATTTAGTACTGCTCTAACTTCTAAAAATGCTCTCGATCAAGTGACAAGATTAAATCCAGATGTTGTCGTTATGGATTTATCTATTCCAGATAGCCCTGGGATGTTACCACGCCCTGAGACAGGTGTTCAACTGCTAAAAACTTTAATGAAAGAATTTCCCAATTTAAATCTTGTTGTCCAAAGCGCTCATGCTAGAACACTAGTGAGAATCAGACCTAACATTGATACTCATAAAGGGGGGTTTACTGTGGCAGATAAAAGTCTTTCTAGCAAAGAAATGTTGATTAGAGTTGATTGGGCTTTACAGGGACTAACTCATACAAAAGATCTTAAAGGAATTCATGCTGGATTGGAGATTAAACCTGAGTGGCTGAAGGTGCTAACTTTGGCTTTTGAGCAAGGATTACAAGATAAAGCGATCGCCGAACAAATGTGTGTATCCGAACGTATGGTGCGACATTACTGGAATAAGCTACAAGATGCTTTAAATGTTTATCCTGAAGAGGGAAAAAATATTCGGATTCAAACGGAAATGAGAGCTAGAGACGAAGGGTTAATCGATTAG